A segment of the Candidatus Omnitrophota bacterium genome:
CATGAACGTGGCAGGAGAGGCAATTCCGCTGCTGGTTTCGCTGGTCGCTGCGCCGTTGGTGATTGCCGGCCTCGGAGTTGAGCGTTTTGGCATCCTCTCGCTCACCTGGGTGATCATCTTCGGCTATTTCAGTCTATTCGATTTTGGGCTCGGGAGAGCGACGACACGCTATGTAGCCAGAGAACTTGAGCGGTCCGAAGAGCACACGGTCGCCAAGCTGGTCTGGACCTCACTTCTGCTGCAGGGGGGGTTGGGGATCTGTGGAGGTTTTTTGCTGGCGGGCCTCACGCCTTGGATGACGACGCGCCTGCTCCATGTCCGTCCAGAGTTCATCCATCAGACGCAACACTGTCTTTTCTGGTTGAGTCTCGGCGTCCCGTTCGTGATCTGTTCAGCAGGCCTGCGCGGGCTGCTTGAGGCGAAACTGCGCTTCGATCTGGTTAATACGGTGAAGGTACCCACGAACTGTGCGCTGTCGCTGGCTCCCGTCTTCGGGATCCACCTGGGCTTTGATCTATCGCGCATCGTCGCACTCCAAGTCATCATCACGATGGCAAGCACGGTGGTTTTGCTGGTCCTAGTACTCGGTCTCTTACCTTACCTGAAAACCATCATGCAATTTGACAGACGCGTGTTGGGACAATTGGCCGGCTACATGGGGTGGATGACGGTCCTTATGCTGACCGCGTCGCTGGTGACCTCTCTTGAACGATTTTTGATTGGGATGAGATTATCGATGAGCGACGTGGGGTACTATACGCCCCCTGCCACTATCATTACGCGACTCATGATTATCCCCAGCGGGATTGTTATGGTGTTATTCCCACGTTTCAGCGCCATGACTGTCGGTGATTACCAGCAGATTCAGAGATTGTTCCACCGGGCGTTCCTGTTGCTCCTGTGGGGGGTCGGCCCTCTGGCGATCCTCTTGATGGTGTTCGCCAAGAACGTGCTCGAGTTCTGGCTGGGTGTGGAATTCGCCAGCCACAGCAGCGCCGTCCTCAGGATTTTAGCGCTGGGATTTTTCTTGAATGCTCTTGGTTGGGTGCCCTCAATTATGCTTCAAGGGTTTGGCCGGCCCGATGTCGTGGCAAAACTGTTCCTCTGCGAGTTGCCCCTCTACGCCGCGCTGGGGTGGTGGTTGATTGGAGTGTGGGGGATTGAAGGGGCGGCGATCGCTTGGACGCTGCGGGCGGGCTGCGAGGCGGTACTGCAGCTATGGCTCGTACGAAAGATGGGAGTATTACCTGTCGCAGCGTGATCGCAAAGCAAAATGACTCGATCAGCCATGCATGTTTCCTCATTTGATCAGCAGGAGGCGGTGCGGTTTAACGAGGCGAGAAAACGTTTCCTGGATCGTTTTGTGCCCGCACTGCTGAGCGAAGAGGAGCCTCGGACAGCACTCGATGTCGGTTGCGGGTTCGGTTATTTTACCCGATACCTCGCCGAGGTCGGATGGCACGTTACCGGGTTGGATGGTCGTCAACGGAACATTCTCGAAGCTCAGCGGCGCTATCCGGATGTGCGGTTTATCGTGGAAAACGTCGAGGAGGTATCGGCGCAAGCGATCGGACAGTTTGATGCGGTGTTCTGCTTGGGGGTCCTCTACCATTTGGAGAATCCATTTCGTGCTGTTCGGGCCTTGTACGAAGTGACACGTCGCTATCTGGTCATCGATACCATCGTGATCCCCAATTCACAACCGAGTCTTATGCTTTTTGAAGAAGGAAAGGCCGACAACCAAGGACTCCACTACACAGCCTGCGTGCCCAGCGAATCTGCCTTAGTGCTGATGTTGTACAAGGCAGGGTTCGCTGCCGTCTATCGTCCTGATGGGTGCCCAGACCACAACGAATACGTTCAGCGGATTGGTCGCCATCGCATGCGTCGCATCCTCATCGCCACAAAGGATGTCGCGAGCTCTGGTCGACGCTGGGGCAGCGTGACGTTCAGTATGATGCCGCAACCGCGCGGATTTCTCGCGGTTCACGCCACGTGGAATACAGTATTGGGGGAGGTCACGTCCGTGTTCATCGAGCGAAAGGTATTTGCGCTGAAGGTGTTCGACCGCCTCTGCCGTGCATTGCCGACCGCATGGGGCTTATGGCTGTGTGAGCGCGCCGCGAGGACTCCGGTCTCCTGTCGATGGCCAGGATGGAAGCTGGGCAGCGCTTGGACAGTTCGCTCGCCAACTATGCTCCTCCGACGAGCGCTCTGGCGATGGTTTTCCCGCATGCGCTCGGGCGATTTCCGTCTCGCTTGGTATAATGGTCTTCGAGTGCTGGCCTATCCCCAAGATGAGGTATGTCGTTCCATCTTCCTCACGCGATGCTACGAACCGAATGAATTTGCGTGGCTGCGCCGCATCCTGGAGCCTGGAATGACGGTGATCGACGTAGGAGCTCATTTTGGTCTCTATACTTTATGTGCCGCCCGGGCCGTCGGGGAGCGCGGCGTCGTCATTGCGATTGAACCAAGTCAGCGTGAGGTTGAACGGTTGAAGCGAAATCTGGACTTGAACAGCGTGCGCAATGTCCGTGTGAGAGCCGAAGCGTTACACAACACTGAATGCGAGGTAAGCCTCGCTGTTGCCGCCGAGGGGCATTCGGGCCGTAACACCTTGGGGGAGTTCGCAGATGAAGATACCTGGTGCCTCAGACGAGAGGCGCGGCAAGCACGACGGTTAGATGCTGTTGTTCAAGAAGAGCGATTGTCGTCCGTTGATCTCATCAAGATGGATGTGGAGGGAGCAGAGCTGTTCGTGCTTCACGGCGCGCTGGACACGCTGCTTCGGTTCCGACCGACGCTCATGATCGAGCTCTCTGATAGGAGCCTGCAGCACCAGAGCGCAACCAGCAGGCAAGTCCTCGAATTCCTTGAGGGGTTGGGGTATCGCATCTTCCAGTTCGACACGAGGACAGGCGCTCTCGTCCCATGCCGGCAGGAACGCTGGCATGAAGGCGAACGCATTGTCGCCGTTCAACAAAGGTCGGTCGAGCCACTGGTATGAGCTCATCGATGAAACGCCTTCGCCCCTCGGTCATTAATTGCTGCGTTGTGCTTGCGGGAGCGCTCCTCTGCGTGAAATTCCTCCTTGGGCAGAGGGAACAGGTCCGCTTCGCCAATCCGGTTTCGAGGAAATATCACGTCTCGCTTCAGGCCTCGTATCCTGGTCTGACGGACCAAGAGATTGATGCGCTGCTGAATGAGAGTTGGACGCTTCCGCTCGCGATACACCCGGACGGGAGCTTTACCGTCGCCCCGTTTCACGGCCGATTTGTGACCGTCCATGACGCAGGATTTCGCGAAGTTCCCGATCAGGGGCGGTGGCCCATTGACCGAAACCGCTATCTGACGATTTTCCTCTTCGGCGGGTCGACGGCCTTCAATTACGGCCTGCCAGATGACCAAACCATGGCCGCATTTTTGCAGTGTCGCCTGAACAGCACGCCCCGTCCAAAACCGGTGCGCGTCTACAATTTTGGCGTAGGTTACTTCTCCTCAACCCAGGAGCGGCAACGGTTCGACATGCTGGTTCGGCAGGGAGCCATACCGGATCTGGCGATTTTCCTCGATGGCTTGAATGATTTCTATTATGCGCGGGGAGATTTTTTTAACACGGCCTCTGCCCACTGGTGGGAACGGGCGATTCGCCGAGTCAGGTTGTCGCGGTTAGGCGCTCCACTTCGGTTCATTGAAGAGCATGTCTCAGCGGCGTACATCGCCCAGCGGAGCAACGGGGGGCCGAAAAACATCGTTGACCGACTCATCGCCTACGCGGTTGAACGTCAATATGACGATCCCCAGCTATTGCATCGTGCGATTCAGCGATACCTTGCGAACAAGACCGCCATTGAAGCTTTAGCCGCTCGAGTGGGAACAACCCCAATGTTCATCTGGCAGCCGGTACCGACTTACAAATACAACCTTCAACTCCACAACCCTTTCCTCCGTGATGGGTTTGGGCAACATACTTATTCACTGTTTGGATACCCCGTGATGGCTCAATTCATCAAGAGTCATCCTCAAGGAAACAATTTTGTGTGGTGCGCGGATATTCAGAGCAATACGACCAGCCCGCTATACATTGACCTGGTCCACTATTCAGCGAAATTCTCACAGCTCGTTGCCGAATGCATCGCGGACAACCTTCGAATTTCGGAAGCCCATACCACATGACTGAACGGCCGGTAGTTTCTGTTGTGGTCCCATGCTTGAATCGGGCGCACTTTCTTCAGCCAACTCTCGGTAGCATCTTCCAACAATCCTATCCGCACATTGAGTGCATCGTCGTTGATGGAGGGTCGACGGACGGCACGGTCAATCTCTTGAAAAGCTATGGGAATCGCTTACGATGGATTTCTGAACCGGATCGCGGACACGCGGATGCGATCAATAAAGGATGGCAGATGAGCCGCGGGGACATCGTCACCTGGCTGAATGCCGACGATTGCTGGGTTGCCCCGGAGGCGGTCCATCAAGCCGTCGAGTATCTCCAGGCGCATCGAGACGTCGACGTGGTGTACGGAGAATCCGTGTGGATCGACGAACACAGTAAGATCATCAGACCGGGGTACTGGAAACCGTGGGATCTGGCGTTCGCCCTTGAATGGTGCAACCACTGTATCCCACAACCCGCCGCATTCATGCGGCGTCAGATCATGGAGCGCGTGGGATGGCTGGATACCAGTTTCATTTCCAAGAAAGATCATGAGTTGTGGCTGCGTATCGGGTTAGTGGGGACGATTCACCACGTGCCCATACCCTGGGCTCAGGAACGCGCCTGCCCAGGCTATCTAGCGAAGCGTGGTGATATCACGGCCGCGGCCTGTGTTGCGCTGACCGAGAAGTTCTTTCGGTTGCCCCATGTTCCTCCATTGCTGATGGAGAAGAAATCCCGCGCACTGAGCGCCGCCTACTTGCGTGGGGCGTGGTATGCCGCAAAGGATGGCGGGCATTACGGTCTTGCATTGAGTTCTATCCTCAAGGGCCTGAAGCTCCATCCAGGCAACGTCCGGTTGATTTTGCACTACATGCGTTGCCAGATTACAAAGCGATTGCGCATCAATCCAAGACCATGCTGACTATTTTTGGAATTCCAAAACACTTTGCAGGGCACACCGCAATCATCCAGGAGAATGCCATCTCCAGTTGGACGCGTCTCGGCTCTCGCTGTGAGGTGATCCTGCTTGGAGATGATCTGGGCACGGCGCACATCGCGTCCCGTTTCGGGATTCGGCACATCCCCAACGTGCAACGTAACGAGTACGGCACGCCTTTGGTGAACTCGCTGTTTGCGCAGGCTGAAGCTGCCGCCGCATACTCCGTCATGGGCTACGCCAACGCGGACATCATGCTCCGCACGAATATCCTGGATGCGGTGGAACGCACCCGTGAGGTCAAGTGGCCGGCGCTCCTGATCGGGCGGCGATGGGACATTGATGTGGCTGAGCTGTGGGACTTCGATACTCCTGACAGTGATGAATGCCTCCGCCGGCATCTCGAGAAGTATGGGAAGCCGCACGATCGGCATGCCATGGATTATTTCATCTTTCCCAGAGGATTGTGGCGCGAGATCCCGCCCATGGCGATCGGCCGGACGCTCTGGGATAACTGGCTGGTCTGGAAAGCGCATGCCTCCAAGATCCCGATCATCGATGTCTCAGCGGTTGTTTCAGCGATCCACCAAAATCACGATTATTCGCATGCCAACGGCGCGCGGCGGGGCGCATGGCACGGTCCCGAAGCGGAAAGAAATTTTGCACTCCTTGGCGGATTTGACCGCATCTTTGATCTGCGCGACGCCACGTGGCAGCTGACCCCGGAAGGGCTCTTCCCGATTCGGACGCTGCCGAGTGTCGTACGCCGCTTCACGCATGCCGCCGCTGTGCGGCCGCTCGTCAGACCTATGCAACAATTCAAGCGCCTGATGCAGGGGGCGAGTTAATGGGTATGATGGAGGCGCTTCAGGAAACGCACAATAGGCCAGGCCTGCGAACGAGCGTGCTCGGCATCGACATCGATATTCTCGGAACGCCAGACCTCATGACCCGCATCGCTTCGATGGCAGAGACGTCGGAGTCGCATCTCATCTGCTATGTCAACGCGGAGTGCTTCAACCAAGCCGTATTTGACCGTCGGTATCGTGCGATTCTGCATGAGGCGGATATCGTCTACGCCGATGGCGCCGGTGTCGTGTGGGCCTCGCGCCTCACCCGCGAACCGCTCAAGCAGCGGATTACCTTAGGGGATGCGCTTCCCGACCTGTGCCGCATGGCGGTGGCGCGCGGCCTGCGGCTGTATCTCTTCGGCGGGGGGGCGGGTGTTGCTCAAGCGGCCGCCCAGCAATTGATTGAAACCTTTCCCGGTTTGCAAATCGCTGGCACCCATCACGGCTATGTCTCCGAACAGGAGACCGCCTCGCTGATTGCCGAGATCAATCAGGCCAAACCCCACATCCTCCTGGTGGGTCTTGGAGCGCCCAAGCAGGAAAAATGGATGTGGCGCCATCGTGAGGCACTTCAGGTGCCGGTGCTCTGGGGTGTAGGTGCCTTGTTCGATTACTGTGGAGGGAAGACACCGCTAGCACCCCGGTGGATTGGGCGGCTTGGATTCGAATGGCTCTTCCGCTTGTTGGTAGAACCCAGGCGTCTCTGGCGCCGGTATCTCTTCGGCAACGCCTTTTTCATCATCCGGACGTTTGCGTTGCTGCTGCTGGACGCGGGATTAGTCACCTGTAGCTGGCTCGGCTCGTATTGGTTCTGGCGATGGTTGGATCAGCCCTTGGGATTTCTGCTCAACCCGGTGGATCCGTATCTCCAAGCCGTCGCATTGCTGGTGGGGATGTGGCTGGTGACGTGTGCGGCGATGGGACTGTATCGCCGTTCACCCGCAATGTCGATGCGAGCAGAGCTCGGCCAAGTGCTTAAAGCGACACTGGTGGGAATGCTGAGCACGATGGCGGTGGCGTTTTTGCTGCGCGGCTCAAGTTTTGGGCGTCCGGTCGTGCTGTTGTTTGGGGTCCTGACCTTCCTCTGTTTATCGCTGTCGCGAATGCTCGCCCGCGCATTAGAGCGTCGGCTGGCTCGCCGCGGCATCGGCTTGCGGCGGGCACTCATTCTCGGCGATGGGCTGTTGGCGTTGCGGGTGAAAGAAGAAATTGAAACCTGGCCGGCAGGGTACGACGTCATCGGCTGTCTGGCTGAACCAGCGCAGGTCGCGTCCATAATCCAGGATGATCGGGTGGACGATATCTTCGTGGCCACCGAAGCGTTGTCGCTCCACGAAACGTTGAATCTCGTCTCCGAACTGGATGAGCAGACAGCTAACGTGCATATCGTTTCGCCTGAGCTTGAAGCGCTCTCAGAGCGCGTTCCGCTCTCGCGCGTCGCAGGGTTGCCGCTGCTCCATCTACCCTCGAGCCGACCATCGTTGGGATATGAGCTCATCAAACGGTTCGGGGATATCCTCGTTGCCATCGCGGCCTTGCTTGCTTGTCTGCCGCTGTTCGGCCTCTTGGCGGTGTTGATTCGGCGGGAATCGCGCGGCCCGGCGCTCTTCATGCAAGAGCGAGTCGGGCAACGCGGGCGGCTGTTTCGGATGTACAAGTTTCGGACGATGGCCATCGATGCCGATCCGTATGCCTGCTCGCCCAACGACTTGACCGATCCTCGCGTCACACGCCTCGG
Coding sequences within it:
- a CDS encoding SGNH/GDSL hydrolase family protein, which encodes MKRLRPSVINCCVVLAGALLCVKFLLGQREQVRFANPVSRKYHVSLQASYPGLTDQEIDALLNESWTLPLAIHPDGSFTVAPFHGRFVTVHDAGFREVPDQGRWPIDRNRYLTIFLFGGSTAFNYGLPDDQTMAAFLQCRLNSTPRPKPVRVYNFGVGYFSSTQERQRFDMLVRQGAIPDLAIFLDGLNDFYYARGDFFNTASAHWWERAIRRVRLSRLGAPLRFIEEHVSAAYIAQRSNGGPKNIVDRLIAYAVERQYDDPQLLHRAIQRYLANKTAIEALAARVGTTPMFIWQPVPTYKYNLQLHNPFLRDGFGQHTYSLFGYPVMAQFIKSHPQGNNFVWCADIQSNTTSPLYIDLVHYSAKFSQLVAECIADNLRISEAHTT
- a CDS encoding flippase, which codes for MNVAGEAIPLLVSLVAAPLVIAGLGVERFGILSLTWVIIFGYFSLFDFGLGRATTRYVARELERSEEHTVAKLVWTSLLLQGGLGICGGFLLAGLTPWMTTRLLHVRPEFIHQTQHCLFWLSLGVPFVICSAGLRGLLEAKLRFDLVNTVKVPTNCALSLAPVFGIHLGFDLSRIVALQVIITMASTVVLLVLVLGLLPYLKTIMQFDRRVLGQLAGYMGWMTVLMLTASLVTSLERFLIGMRLSMSDVGYYTPPATIITRLMIIPSGIVMVLFPRFSAMTVGDYQQIQRLFHRAFLLLLWGVGPLAILLMVFAKNVLEFWLGVEFASHSSAVLRILALGFFLNALGWVPSIMLQGFGRPDVVAKLFLCELPLYAALGWWLIGVWGIEGAAIAWTLRAGCEAVLQLWLVRKMGVLPVAA
- a CDS encoding exopolysaccharide biosynthesis polyprenyl glycosylphosphotransferase; this translates as MMEALQETHNRPGLRTSVLGIDIDILGTPDLMTRIASMAETSESHLICYVNAECFNQAVFDRRYRAILHEADIVYADGAGVVWASRLTREPLKQRITLGDALPDLCRMAVARGLRLYLFGGGAGVAQAAAQQLIETFPGLQIAGTHHGYVSEQETASLIAEINQAKPHILLVGLGAPKQEKWMWRHREALQVPVLWGVGALFDYCGGKTPLAPRWIGRLGFEWLFRLLVEPRRLWRRYLFGNAFFIIRTFALLLLDAGLVTCSWLGSYWFWRWLDQPLGFLLNPVDPYLQAVALLVGMWLVTCAAMGLYRRSPAMSMRAELGQVLKATLVGMLSTMAVAFLLRGSSFGRPVVLLFGVLTFLCLSLSRMLARALERRLARRGIGLRRALILGDGLLALRVKEEIETWPAGYDVIGCLAEPAQVASIIQDDRVDDIFVATEALSLHETLNLVSELDEQTANVHIVSPELEALSERVPLSRVAGLPLLHLPSSRPSLGYELIKRFGDILVAIAALLACLPLFGLLAVLIRRESRGPALFMQERVGQRGRLFRMYKFRTMAIDADPYACSPNDLTDPRVTRLGRFLRRWSFDELPQLVNVLQGDMTLIGPRPEMPFLVAQYEPWQQKRLLVKPGLTGLWQVMGRKRLPLQRNIEYDLYYIRHRGWRLDIEILFRTIPAVLFRRGAF
- a CDS encoding FkbM family methyltransferase gives rise to the protein MRFNEARKRFLDRFVPALLSEEEPRTALDVGCGFGYFTRYLAEVGWHVTGLDGRQRNILEAQRRYPDVRFIVENVEEVSAQAIGQFDAVFCLGVLYHLENPFRAVRALYEVTRRYLVIDTIVIPNSQPSLMLFEEGKADNQGLHYTACVPSESALVLMLYKAGFAAVYRPDGCPDHNEYVQRIGRHRMRRILIATKDVASSGRRWGSVTFSMMPQPRGFLAVHATWNTVLGEVTSVFIERKVFALKVFDRLCRALPTAWGLWLCERAARTPVSCRWPGWKLGSAWTVRSPTMLLRRALWRWFSRMRSGDFRLAWYNGLRVLAYPQDEVCRSIFLTRCYEPNEFAWLRRILEPGMTVIDVGAHFGLYTLCAARAVGERGVVIAIEPSQREVERLKRNLDLNSVRNVRVRAEALHNTECEVSLAVAAEGHSGRNTLGEFADEDTWCLRREARQARRLDAVVQEERLSSVDLIKMDVEGAELFVLHGALDTLLRFRPTLMIELSDRSLQHQSATSRQVLEFLEGLGYRIFQFDTRTGALVPCRQERWHEGERIVAVQQRSVEPLV
- a CDS encoding glycosyltransferase: MTERPVVSVVVPCLNRAHFLQPTLGSIFQQSYPHIECIVVDGGSTDGTVNLLKSYGNRLRWISEPDRGHADAINKGWQMSRGDIVTWLNADDCWVAPEAVHQAVEYLQAHRDVDVVYGESVWIDEHSKIIRPGYWKPWDLAFALEWCNHCIPQPAAFMRRQIMERVGWLDTSFISKKDHELWLRIGLVGTIHHVPIPWAQERACPGYLAKRGDITAAACVALTEKFFRLPHVPPLLMEKKSRALSAAYLRGAWYAAKDGGHYGLALSSILKGLKLHPGNVRLILHYMRCQITKRLRINPRPC